The window caattttgTGGACCTCGTGGTACTTAAAATGTGAACGTCCCTACACATCTGACAATAACTAAAGTATTATATGTGATTTTCGAGAAAGAATGCAGgataatattataatttaaaaataccCTAAATTTCCAAGACTAAGACAAATAAATGCAGTTGAAAATGATACCGTTATTATAATGATAGATTTTAGAAATATGTCATCAAGTTGGTTGTaacggaaaatatattttttcgttttttttcttggCATGTCTTTTTTAAGTACAGAAGGATTGGATTCTTCTTTAGATATTATTGAAATATCTGTAACTTGATTAATGTGCGAGGACATAGTACTTTGATGCGATTTGATATTATCAGACGACTGATTTACATATAACTTGCTTATAACCACCGAACCAATTGTAGCGATACCACTTAACAAGGATAAtaccattaaatataaaacaagaagCGAGGGTCTTTTTGAATTTATCGGTATGGTTTTCTCGATTTCAACAAGGTACAAGACGTTTGATAAAAATATCATCGTACCTAAAGAAACTTTCTCACCAGATTCTGGAGGTAGAACGAAAACGAAGATAGTCAAAATAGTCATCATTATTGTCGGAATCAACTTAGCAATGGTACTTGAATTCAATTTACGACGTAAGTACATCGTAGCATTTGCGTAGTTGTATTTTTCCTTTATGCCATCTGGGTCGCAAAACAATGTGATATCCCATTGATAATTGCGTAAAAAGTCTGCTTTACTGCaaagcaatttttttatttttatatgttgagGTTCATACGTtggtatataaatagaaatatcacACATCTGTTTATCAAAAGGATAACTGTAAGCATTCATTTCACAATCGGCATGCAGTAATATGGCTGACGCCATTTCCACAGATCCATTGGAATACACAACTACATCCTGacaactatttttatatattgtttccgtTCTTGAGTTGGATAATGTAGTAGACGGGATCCATATCTTAtctttaggtagatagatacgcgtaatattattatagtttaaTGGATTCCATCTCAACAATTCATCCATCCATTGCAGTTCACTCCA of the Octopus sinensis linkage group LG16, ASM634580v1, whole genome shotgun sequence genome contains:
- the LOC115220610 gene encoding acetylcholine receptor subunit alpha-like 2 produces the protein MFVQYLVLFLTIFLSIVNTDPMYEDELRLNGKLLSNYTKHIRPVINLTTSVDINAELYLDELYDLDFVNSILKARFWSELQWMDELLRWNPLNYNNITRIYLPKDKIWIPSTTLSNSRTETIYKNSCQDVVVYSNGSVEMASAILLHADCEMNAYSYPFDKQMCDISIYIPTYEPQHIKIKKLLCSKADFLRNYQWDITLFCDPDGIKEKYNYANATMYLRRKLNSSTIAKLIPTIMMTILTIFVFVLPPESGEKVSLGTMIFLSNVLYLVEIEKTIPINSKRPSLLVLYLMVLSLLSGIATIGSVVISKLYVNQSSDNIKSHQSTMSSHINQVTDISIISKEESNPSVLKKDMPRKKTKKYIFRYNQLDDIFLKSIIIITVSFSTAFICLSLGNLGYF